From the genome of Geothrix sp. 21YS21S-4, one region includes:
- a CDS encoding RHS repeat-associated core domain-containing protein — translation MFKAAVWTFLWVLGGSCALKGQIDTTTALTQAPSASYHVSSRLGGFDAITGKGSFSLPLGPTLPGRIPAGFSLNFDGTGLMGSFRPVTWRLGNSYQTPQAAYSNTVTLFGSDLVFHSLPSSLVPSATSLQTWMTARRVDTGEAAADARINEIRNSGAQIVSGPTKTFIQDAIQATTDGTKFLAWYHWRITYGLPNPKNPDVDERTVNQDMPMNCAVINGDQAVFQSENITYVTTLWGDKVSILETTAQDGLSASFTIRDEVVPSNSLTLSVNTSLPATGDQKFRSATLGVTATGALSGLPVAIASGFYLHPTSLPNWTGSTTWAGAFLPISHTSRAVDGTERTTTFQWNYSLVPGFSLVIEGISAGELGIRKMQHSDGLVEKFAGSGAPTYGNKCWNFAYGTWTGFKAGNSMSSIGPGFSGIDRIQTDGTGSSTRVSRIIPWGSFDASSTPHVWRWSSFDQKTLIYAFDRPTFSSGPSGLPYRLTRLTHVSLPGSDPSSSTAFLAYTSAVVQAESLYGTGVGSDWSPQGATTTSVIQYSGWDLSSWINPTNALLYPTTAVATRVQTFTPDLPTKTTLVGDLSKNGRDARGPVRTDESTDGPAGLPALKTGRETPAWNSPPSNPSLDGNVRRTGVVTREWRDSLAALKTLTDQKTLAGSALPNLRGVASADFGTTTYAYDALGRISSQKGDRGGFTAEEQRSYVDGLPLLRETTQNALTGPGGPYYPNPDNSGMVAGKVYTWADTHVQGGPSTVRDKIDGRTESFHYDDLGRETGHTDVLGITTTTSYDAWGRKSQVTRLARGGVGAVTTDYAYDVNGTWKDETLTADGRSLRTRTNLDAFGRAVKVTAYDANGIQATSQSFGYDGFGQKVRQSPVLTRTQASWGNETWAYDGQGRMTDHWDAQGRLLQHVTLQPTWTTIGGITAVWTTIQDDRGFTRSEAVDLLGQKRAVIDQAGQLSESFYDQDGHLIQTLQGNQQRSYTYNAMGWLTSRTEPEEGTTVYSKFTQAGAPLVVQQYGRSGGSVRNAFSTVLNDQLLPAIQSASGPEGSVVRTLTYDPATRLLTALQETQPNGTLTEAYGYDDLFRVSSKTVSDGAQSFNVNRAFDAAGRVTSLTYPAAAGRRDVVGYTYDVLGRMSAVTVNGETRPRGSMVYDQVSDTSVSQVLTYGNNAWTTSRADRGELAQVTHVAPAGTLEDHTMAWTPGGLLTRRGTDTFGYDALQRLSSAHVLNPQTGTYVDQGFSYDRYGNRTSSTTTAPAGTLPATSEALTWTAAYGSSNDLPATVAAVGGSLATGALYDDLGRMKQVWTTPGQAATQTAWTYDPSGRIVKENGTAYLLDGQGLRFRRSKGDGSITYTVYGFNREPLVVISNGMAPGEATLENGVTPSGGPSATTHGGGKAVRIWHKQGTNCSLDRYLGRFEAGDIVTATVWCRTDPGTTATLFLGDAGGPDPYDNQSVASLDGNGKWQCLTVSRTLSHADDLWIYIYGNVMGNDPANSTSVLYDDVTVTSTRKGVVLQDGFESGFGDWDSAGQPNDLLSSSTATTYTGHAAVRIWHKQGTNCSLARYLGKFDPGDIVTATVWCKTEPGTAATLFLGDAGGVDPYDNQMVIHLDGNGDWQRLTVHRTMSHADDIWIYIYGNVIGNDPANSTSVLYDDVRVTSTLKDVVFQDGFESGLGNWDSAGQPGDLLSSSTATTYSGHSAVRIWHRQGTNCSLDRYLGRFEAGDIVTATVWCKTEPGTAATLFVGDAGGADPYDNQAIQSLDGNGDWQRLTVNRTLSHADDMWIYIYGNVVGNDPSNSTSVLYDEVTVTSTRKGVVLQDGFESGFDNWDSAGQPNQLVSAVNTYWERSMVYGFGQLLSESRPDGVIYIQGDQVGSPNVITNASGVLVNRTKNLPFGERLIDGLPGAPKSLRRFTNHEEDPDSNAIYMQARTYLAGYGKFVQVDPAYDQTKDDPETWNLYNYVTNNPVTKTDPDGRIMSIPEQQQQAWNNFYSTRFGDALYAISNVSMVLRNTGRDSYTLSIDTDIQAIGRETIFTNFRKEAEGPSTNTKPAQRGAVDGSASKNALVAGTRDLSEKSIQALEKALGTGSTEKTWRGAIESAAEAKGIDPNLLVGLGFKESTLNPNAVNGEAKGMFQILPARQADLHLSTEDLFTPKVVAAVAGALSGAIKTFHGNTDLAIASWTLGAGRTQSVFAKEGMDGVRNRLLDARNPSYGRLGINYIDIIRSFQ, via the coding sequence ATGTTCAAAGCGGCTGTGTGGACCTTCCTGTGGGTCCTCGGAGGTTCGTGTGCCCTGAAGGGGCAGATCGATACGACAACGGCCCTCACCCAGGCGCCTTCGGCCTCCTATCACGTGTCCTCCCGGCTGGGAGGTTTCGATGCGATCACGGGAAAAGGGTCGTTTTCGCTGCCTCTAGGTCCCACCCTCCCGGGTCGGATTCCCGCCGGATTCTCTCTGAACTTCGACGGCACCGGCTTGATGGGCAGCTTTCGGCCCGTGACGTGGCGTCTGGGAAATTCCTATCAGACGCCCCAGGCTGCATATTCCAACACCGTGACCCTCTTCGGTTCGGACCTCGTTTTCCACTCCTTGCCGTCCAGCCTGGTTCCTTCTGCGACTTCCCTTCAGACCTGGATGACTGCCCGGCGAGTGGATACGGGTGAGGCAGCGGCGGATGCGAGGATCAATGAGATCCGCAACTCGGGAGCGCAAATTGTCTCCGGGCCCACCAAGACATTCATTCAGGATGCGATCCAGGCCACGACGGACGGAACCAAGTTCCTGGCGTGGTACCACTGGCGCATCACCTATGGCCTCCCCAATCCCAAGAACCCCGATGTAGACGAGCGCACCGTCAATCAAGACATGCCCATGAATTGCGCGGTCATCAACGGGGATCAGGCCGTTTTCCAGTCCGAAAATATCACCTATGTAACCACGCTTTGGGGAGACAAGGTCTCCATCCTCGAAACAACCGCTCAAGACGGCTTGAGCGCTTCGTTTACGATTCGAGACGAAGTGGTGCCCTCCAATAGCCTTACCCTTAGCGTGAACACCTCACTGCCAGCCACGGGCGATCAGAAATTCCGTTCCGCCACCTTGGGCGTGACCGCCACGGGCGCACTCTCCGGTCTTCCCGTAGCCATAGCTTCCGGCTTCTACCTCCATCCCACCAGTTTGCCAAATTGGACCGGCTCGACCACGTGGGCGGGGGCCTTCCTTCCCATCTCTCACACTTCCCGAGCCGTGGATGGCACTGAGCGCACCACCACATTCCAGTGGAACTACAGCTTGGTGCCAGGTTTCAGCCTTGTTATAGAAGGCATATCTGCCGGAGAACTCGGCATCCGGAAAATGCAGCACTCAGATGGCCTCGTAGAAAAATTCGCCGGTTCTGGCGCCCCAACCTACGGGAATAAATGTTGGAATTTCGCTTATGGAACATGGACCGGCTTTAAAGCAGGAAATTCCATGTCTTCGATCGGGCCCGGCTTTTCCGGCATCGACCGCATTCAGACGGATGGGACGGGAAGCAGCACCCGCGTCTCTCGGATCATTCCGTGGGGATCTTTCGATGCAAGCTCCACCCCTCATGTCTGGCGATGGAGTTCGTTTGACCAGAAGACGCTGATCTACGCCTTCGATCGCCCGACCTTTTCCAGCGGCCCCAGCGGCCTTCCCTATCGTCTGACGCGGCTGACACACGTGTCCTTGCCCGGAAGCGACCCTTCAAGCTCCACCGCGTTTCTGGCCTACACGTCGGCCGTCGTGCAGGCGGAATCCCTGTACGGCACGGGCGTGGGAAGTGATTGGAGCCCCCAGGGGGCTACCACCACGTCGGTCATCCAGTATTCCGGATGGGATCTGAGTTCATGGATCAATCCCACCAATGCATTGCTCTACCCCACCACAGCGGTTGCCACGCGCGTCCAGACCTTCACCCCGGATCTCCCCACCAAAACCACCCTCGTGGGAGATCTCAGCAAGAACGGCAGGGATGCGCGGGGTCCGGTGCGGACGGATGAATCGACAGATGGGCCAGCCGGCTTGCCGGCCCTGAAAACCGGTAGGGAGACGCCAGCCTGGAATTCCCCCCCGTCAAATCCTTCCCTGGACGGGAATGTGCGCCGAACGGGCGTGGTCACCCGCGAATGGCGTGATTCCCTCGCCGCGCTGAAGACGTTGACGGACCAAAAGACCTTGGCGGGAAGTGCCCTACCCAACCTCCGAGGCGTGGCCTCGGCGGATTTCGGGACGACGACGTACGCCTATGATGCGTTGGGCCGGATTTCGAGCCAGAAGGGGGACCGGGGCGGGTTCACGGCGGAGGAGCAGCGGAGCTATGTGGACGGGCTGCCGCTGCTGCGGGAGACCACCCAGAATGCCCTGACGGGGCCCGGCGGGCCCTACTACCCCAATCCTGACAATTCCGGCATGGTGGCCGGAAAGGTCTACACCTGGGCGGACACGCACGTCCAGGGAGGTCCCTCCACGGTGAGGGACAAGATCGACGGGCGGACGGAGTCGTTCCATTACGACGACCTGGGGCGGGAGACGGGCCACACGGACGTCCTGGGCATCACCACCACCACGAGCTACGACGCCTGGGGACGGAAGTCGCAGGTGACGCGCCTGGCGCGGGGCGGTGTGGGCGCGGTCACCACCGACTACGCCTACGACGTGAACGGGACGTGGAAGGACGAGACCCTCACCGCGGATGGCAGGAGCCTCCGCACCCGGACGAACCTGGACGCCTTCGGGCGGGCGGTGAAGGTCACGGCCTACGACGCCAATGGAATCCAGGCCACGTCGCAGAGCTTCGGCTACGACGGGTTCGGGCAGAAGGTCCGCCAGAGCCCCGTCCTGACAAGGACCCAGGCTTCCTGGGGAAACGAGACCTGGGCCTACGACGGCCAGGGGCGGATGACGGACCACTGGGACGCCCAGGGACGGCTGCTCCAGCATGTGACCCTTCAACCCACCTGGACCACGATCGGCGGAATCACGGCGGTATGGACCACGATCCAGGACGACCGGGGCTTCACCCGGTCGGAGGCGGTGGACCTGCTGGGGCAGAAGCGGGCGGTGATCGACCAGGCGGGCCAGCTGAGCGAGTCCTTCTACGACCAGGACGGCCACCTGATCCAGACCCTGCAGGGCAACCAGCAGCGGAGCTACACCTACAACGCCATGGGGTGGCTGACCAGCCGGACGGAGCCCGAGGAGGGGACGACGGTCTATTCGAAGTTCACCCAGGCCGGAGCGCCGCTGGTGGTCCAGCAGTACGGCCGGAGCGGGGGGAGCGTCCGGAATGCCTTCAGCACGGTCCTGAACGACCAGCTCCTGCCGGCGATCCAGAGCGCCTCCGGACCCGAGGGAAGCGTGGTGCGGACCCTGACCTATGACCCCGCCACGCGGCTGCTGACGGCGCTCCAGGAGACCCAGCCCAACGGGACCCTGACGGAGGCCTACGGCTACGACGACCTGTTCCGCGTTTCCAGCAAGACCGTCTCCGACGGCGCCCAGAGTTTCAATGTCAACCGCGCCTTTGATGCGGCGGGACGGGTGACGAGCCTCACCTATCCCGCCGCCGCCGGCCGCCGGGACGTGGTGGGCTACACCTACGACGTCCTGGGTCGGATGTCGGCGGTGACGGTGAACGGAGAGACCCGACCCCGGGGATCGATGGTCTACGACCAGGTCTCGGACACCTCCGTCAGCCAGGTGCTGACCTACGGGAACAACGCCTGGACCACCAGTCGGGCCGATCGCGGGGAATTGGCCCAGGTGACCCACGTCGCGCCCGCGGGCACGTTGGAAGACCATACGATGGCCTGGACCCCCGGGGGCCTGCTGACGCGCCGGGGGACGGACACCTTCGGCTACGACGCCCTCCAGCGGCTGAGTTCCGCCCACGTGCTCAACCCCCAGACGGGAACGTATGTGGACCAGGGCTTCAGTTACGACCGCTACGGAAACCGCACGTCCAGCACCACCACGGCCCCCGCGGGCACCCTTCCGGCCACGTCCGAAGCCCTCACCTGGACCGCCGCCTACGGCAGCAGCAACGACCTGCCCGCCACTGTGGCCGCCGTGGGCGGGAGCCTCGCCACCGGCGCCCTCTACGACGACCTGGGGCGGATGAAGCAGGTATGGACCACGCCGGGGCAGGCCGCCACCCAGACCGCCTGGACCTACGATCCCTCGGGCAGGATCGTCAAGGAGAATGGGACCGCCTACCTGCTGGACGGGCAGGGCCTGAGGTTCCGACGGTCGAAGGGGGACGGATCGATCACTTACACGGTCTACGGCTTCAACCGGGAACCCCTGGTGGTGATCAGCAATGGAATGGCTCCGGGAGAAGCCACCCTCGAGAATGGCGTCACACCCTCAGGGGGGCCCTCCGCCACCACGCATGGCGGAGGGAAAGCTGTTCGCATTTGGCACAAGCAGGGTACGAACTGCTCCCTTGATAGATATTTAGGAAGATTCGAGGCTGGGGACATCGTGACGGCCACGGTGTGGTGCAGGACCGACCCTGGGACCACGGCCACTCTTTTTCTCGGGGATGCGGGCGGACCCGATCCCTATGACAACCAGAGCGTGGCCTCCCTGGATGGGAACGGGAAGTGGCAGTGCCTGACCGTGAGCCGGACCCTGTCCCATGCCGATGACCTGTGGATCTACATCTACGGGAACGTCATGGGGAACGACCCCGCGAATTCAACCAGTGTGTTGTACGACGATGTTACGGTAACCAGTACCCGGAAAGGCGTGGTGCTGCAGGATGGATTTGAATCGGGCTTCGGCGATTGGGATTCGGCAGGTCAGCCCAATGACCTTCTCTCGTCTTCTACTGCCACGACCTACACCGGCCATGCTGCCGTTCGCATCTGGCACAAGCAAGGAACGAATTGCTCCCTTGCCAGGTACTTAGGGAAATTCGATCCGGGCGACATCGTCACGGCTACGGTGTGGTGTAAGACGGAGCCGGGGACCGCGGCGACTCTTTTTCTCGGTGATGCGGGCGGAGTCGATCCCTATGACAATCAGATGGTGATCCACCTTGATGGGAACGGGGATTGGCAGCGCTTGACCGTGCATCGAACCATGTCCCATGCGGATGATATCTGGATTTATATCTATGGGAATGTCATTGGAAACGACCCGGCGAATTCCACCAGCGTGTTGTACGACGATGTCAGGGTGACCAGCACGCTGAAGGACGTGGTGTTTCAGGATGGATTTGAATCGGGCCTCGGCAATTGGGATTCGGCGGGGCAACCCGGTGACCTTCTCTCCTCCTCCACGGCGACCACGTACAGCGGCCATTCGGCGGTTCGGATCTGGCACAGGCAGGGAACGAACTGTTCCCTGGACAGGTATCTGGGAAGGTTCGAGGCGGGGGACATCGTCACGGCCACGGTGTGGTGCAAGACCGAGCCTGGAACCGCGGCCACCCTTTTCGTGGGTGATGCGGGCGGAGCCGATCCCTATGACAATCAGGCGATTCAGAGTCTGGATGGGAATGGGGATTGGCAGCGCTTGACCGTGAACCGGACCTTGTCCCATGCCGATGACATGTGGATTTACATCTACGGGAACGTCGTGGGGAACGACCCGTCCAATTCAACCAGCGTCCTGTACGACGAGGTCACGGTCACCAGCACCCGGAAAGGCGTGGTGCTCCAGGATGGATTTGAATCAGGCTTCGACAATTGGGATTCCGCAGGCCAACCCAACCAGTTGGTCTCCGCTGTTAACACCTATTGGGAACGATCCATGGTCTACGGCTTCGGTCAGCTCCTCAGCGAGAGCCGGCCGGATGGGGTGATCTACATCCAGGGGGATCAGGTGGGGAGTCCCAACGTGATCACGAATGCCAGCGGGGTTCTCGTGAACCGGACGAAGAACCTGCCCTTTGGCGAGCGGCTGATAGACGGGCTGCCCGGCGCGCCCAAGAGCCTGCGGCGGTTCACCAACCACGAGGAGGACCCCGATTCGAACGCGATCTACATGCAGGCAAGGACCTACCTCGCAGGCTACGGGAAGTTCGTCCAGGTGGATCCCGCCTACGACCAGACCAAGGATGATCCCGAGACCTGGAACCTCTATAATTACGTTACGAACAACCCCGTCACCAAGACCGATCCGGATGGACGGATCATGAGCATCCCCGAACAGCAGCAGCAGGCCTGGAACAACTTTTATTCAACCCGATTTGGGGATGCATTATATGCAATAAGCAATGTATCGATGGTTTTAAGGAATACAGGTAGGGATAGTTATACCCTCTCCATAGATACCGACATCCAAGCAATCGGTAGAGAGACGATCTTTACCAACTTTCGAAAAGAAGCGGAGGGACCCTCTACTAATACCAAACCCGCCCAAAGAGGGGCTGTTGATGGTTCAGCTTCCAAGAATGCACTTGTAGCCGGAACCCGAGATCTCTCGGAGAAATCTATCCAGGCGCTTGAGAAAGCACTGGGAACAGGCTCCACGGAAAAAACATGGAGAGGTGCTATCGAGAGTGCTGCCGAAGCCAAGGGAATAGACCCGAATCTTCTAGTTGGATTAGGGTTCAAGGAATCAACCCTGAACCCCAATGCGGTTAATGGTGAAGCTAAGGGGATGTTCCAGATACTTCCCGCGCGACAAGCTGATCTACATTTGAGCACTGAAGATCTATTTACGCCTAAAGTCGTTGCAGCAGTTGCGGGAGCACTATCGGGTGCAATCAAGACATTTCATGGAAACACTGATCTAGCTATCGCTTCATGGACTCTTGGTGCTGGCAGAACACAAAGTGTATTTGCCAAGGAAGGTATGGATGGAGTTCGAAATAGATTATTAGATGCTCGGAACCCATCATATGGTCGTCTTGGTATTAATTATATCGATATTATCAGGAGTTTTCAATGA
- a CDS encoding DUF1153 domain-containing protein encodes MSGAMEDEIKRWTARRKAALVMEIIQGKTTVAETSRAFDLPPSEIEGWIEDGKCGMENALRVKPLDVKEQYERQLKDPQCHHTRRHRAAQTSA; translated from the coding sequence ATGAGTGGAGCCATGGAAGACGAGATCAAACGATGGACGGCACGCCGAAAGGCAGCGCTGGTGATGGAGATCATCCAGGGGAAGACGACAGTGGCGGAAACCAGCCGGGCCTTCGACCTTCCGCCCTCGGAGATCGAAGGCTGGATCGAGGATGGCAAGTGCGGGATGGAGAACGCCCTCCGGGTCAAGCCCCTGGACGTGAAGGAGCAGTACGAGCGGCAGCTCAAGGACCCCCAGTGCCACCATACGCGAAGACATCGAGCTGCCCAAACTTCTGCCTAG
- the acs gene encoding acetate--CoA ligase, whose translation MSDVEISLTQRATIDALQKGEPSIPMRGWLAKQAAIDYEVERALAEADPAAFWGDKAAALDWHQPWTEVFQFEAPHHAWFLGGKLNATVNCIDRHVHSDRRNKAALLWVGEDGDERSYTYNRLYREMNRFANTLKRLGVSKGDRVILYMPLTPEGIISMLACARIGAIHSVVYAGMGHAALRTRIEDAGARVVVCSDFTYRRGKATALKPIVDEAVRDLASVDHVIVHRRGSRPGDAPVTFASEREKDFYDIQQGREIHCDPEMVDAEHPLFILYTSGTTGKPKGVVHATGGYLVGVNYLSRAFYQIQERDIYWSTSDIGWVVGHSFIVYGPLSIGATVLCREGAPDYPSPDVTWEICERFGVNVMFTAPTAIRMWMSHGAEAPGKFDLSRLRLMACAGEPLNPEAHRWAQQHLVGQGNGMVVDNWWQTEIAGPVIGTLPTFEARPGKAGKALPGAQLAVVNRDGTPVPDGQGGLLVVKFPLPYMLRTVWNDPKRYEDYWRDIPGCYSAGDVAVKDADGYIAVLGRADDVLNVAGHRIGTADVEGSLLRHPAVAESAVVGLPDPIKGECIKAFVVVKAGVPTGPGLIASLKDHVREDLGGIAAPGEIEIRASLPKTRSGKIVRRALKAEALGQDPGDLSTLAD comes from the coding sequence ATGAGCGACGTGGAGATCAGCCTCACCCAGCGGGCCACCATCGACGCGCTCCAGAAGGGCGAGCCGTCCATTCCCATGCGGGGCTGGCTGGCGAAGCAGGCCGCCATCGACTACGAAGTGGAGCGTGCCCTGGCCGAGGCGGATCCCGCCGCCTTCTGGGGGGACAAGGCTGCGGCGCTGGATTGGCACCAGCCGTGGACGGAGGTCTTCCAGTTCGAGGCGCCGCACCACGCGTGGTTCCTGGGCGGGAAGCTGAACGCCACGGTCAACTGCATCGACCGCCACGTCCACAGCGACCGGCGCAACAAGGCGGCCCTCCTGTGGGTGGGCGAGGACGGCGACGAGCGGTCCTACACCTACAACCGGCTCTACCGCGAGATGAACCGCTTCGCGAACACCCTCAAGCGGCTCGGCGTGAGCAAGGGCGACCGCGTGATCCTCTACATGCCGCTGACGCCCGAAGGGATCATCTCCATGCTGGCCTGCGCCCGCATCGGCGCCATCCACAGCGTGGTCTACGCGGGCATGGGCCACGCGGCCCTCCGCACCCGGATCGAGGATGCCGGCGCTCGGGTGGTGGTGTGCTCCGACTTCACCTACCGGCGCGGCAAGGCCACGGCGCTGAAACCCATCGTGGACGAGGCCGTGCGCGACCTGGCCTCCGTGGACCACGTGATCGTCCACCGCCGCGGTTCCCGTCCCGGCGACGCGCCCGTCACCTTCGCCAGCGAGCGGGAGAAGGACTTCTACGACATCCAGCAGGGCCGCGAGATCCACTGCGATCCCGAGATGGTGGACGCCGAGCACCCCCTGTTCATCCTCTACACCAGCGGCACCACCGGAAAGCCCAAGGGCGTCGTCCACGCCACCGGCGGATACCTGGTGGGCGTCAACTACCTCAGCCGGGCCTTCTACCAGATCCAGGAGCGCGACATCTACTGGAGCACCTCCGACATCGGCTGGGTGGTGGGGCACAGCTTCATCGTCTACGGCCCCCTCAGCATCGGCGCCACGGTGCTGTGCCGCGAGGGCGCGCCGGACTACCCGAGCCCCGACGTCACCTGGGAGATCTGCGAGCGGTTCGGCGTCAACGTGATGTTCACCGCGCCCACCGCCATCCGCATGTGGATGAGCCACGGCGCCGAGGCGCCCGGGAAATTCGATCTGAGCCGCCTCCGGCTGATGGCCTGCGCTGGCGAGCCCCTCAACCCCGAGGCCCACCGCTGGGCCCAGCAGCACCTGGTGGGGCAGGGGAACGGGATGGTGGTCGACAACTGGTGGCAGACCGAGATCGCCGGGCCCGTCATCGGCACCCTGCCCACCTTCGAGGCCCGGCCGGGCAAGGCGGGGAAGGCCCTGCCCGGCGCCCAACTGGCGGTGGTGAACCGCGACGGGACGCCCGTTCCCGACGGCCAGGGCGGCCTCTTGGTGGTCAAGTTTCCGCTGCCCTACATGCTCCGCACCGTGTGGAACGATCCGAAGCGCTACGAGGACTACTGGCGGGACATCCCCGGCTGCTACAGCGCCGGCGATGTCGCCGTGAAGGACGCCGACGGCTACATCGCCGTCCTGGGCCGGGCGGACGATGTCCTCAACGTGGCGGGCCATCGCATCGGCACGGCCGACGTGGAGGGTTCCCTCCTCCGCCACCCCGCCGTGGCCGAGAGCGCCGTGGTGGGCCTGCCCGATCCCATCAAGGGCGAGTGCATCAAGGCCTTCGTCGTGGTGAAGGCGGGCGTGCCCACGGGCCCGGGCCTCATCGCCAGCCTCAAGGACCACGTGCGGGAGGACCTGGGCGGCATCGCCGCCCCGGGCGAGATCGAGATTCGCGCCAGTCTCCCCAAGACCCGCTCCGGCAAGATCGTCCGCCGCGCCCTCAAGGCCGAAGCCCTGGGGCAGGATCCGGGGGATTTGAGCACGCTCGCGGATTGA
- a CDS encoding DUF5655 domain-containing protein, whose amino-acid sequence MPEPYDLHPSVAYVQSILSNLEVRTGRSLKAWTALVQAEAPADAKARVAWLKAQGLGATQAALVAQRAGAEPGHAFDDTPEGYLAAAPGYVEAQYGGRKAALRPLFEQLAAAVRGLGTDVKVCPCETIVPFYRNHVFAQVKPFASRLDLGLALGDPAAVEDPSGRLQDTGGFRRKDRLTHKLEIVSDIDVAAALPWLQRAYERDGDRDGTS is encoded by the coding sequence ATGCCCGAGCCCTACGACCTCCATCCCAGCGTGGCCTACGTCCAATCCATCCTGTCCAACCTGGAAGTCCGCACGGGCCGGAGCCTGAAAGCCTGGACCGCCCTCGTCCAGGCGGAGGCTCCGGCGGACGCGAAGGCGCGCGTGGCGTGGCTGAAGGCCCAGGGCCTCGGCGCCACCCAGGCGGCCCTGGTGGCGCAGCGGGCGGGCGCTGAACCGGGCCACGCGTTCGACGACACTCCCGAAGGCTACCTGGCCGCGGCGCCGGGCTACGTGGAGGCCCAATACGGCGGGAGGAAAGCCGCCCTGCGCCCCCTCTTCGAGCAGCTCGCCGCCGCAGTCCGCGGCCTCGGAACGGACGTGAAGGTCTGCCCCTGCGAGACCATCGTCCCCTTCTACCGGAATCACGTCTTCGCCCAGGTGAAGCCCTTCGCCTCCCGCCTGGACCTGGGCCTCGCCCTCGGCGATCCCGCCGCGGTGGAGGATCCCTCGGGCCGCCTCCAGGACACGGGCGGCTTTCGCAGGAAAGACCGCCTCACCCACAAGCTGGAGATCGTCTCCGACATCGACGTGGCCGCGGCGCTGCCGTGGCTGCAGAGGGCCTACGAACGGGATGGGGACCGGGACGGAACGAGCTAG
- a CDS encoding aldo/keto reductase — MQPKRFLGRTGIAISPLVFGGNVFGWTIDKKTSFDLLDRFLAAGFETVDTADVYSAWKPGNQGGESETILGEWMRERGVRDRIVLITKVGMELGPGRKGLSAAWIERAVEDSLRRLRTDYIDVYLSHKPDPDVPHAETLEAYAKLIAAGKVRAVGASNYSAAQVREALDAAAARDLPRYDVLQPEYNLYDRQGYEGALRDLALAEGLGVITYFSLARGFLSGKYRSEADLGQSVRGGGIKAYLNERGFRILGALEQVAARHGAKPAEVALAWLMARPGVTAPIASATTPAQLDSLIRAASLALAPEDLAVLKEGSRS; from the coding sequence ATGCAGCCCAAGCGCTTCCTCGGCCGCACCGGCATCGCCATCTCGCCCCTGGTCTTCGGCGGGAACGTGTTCGGCTGGACCATCGACAAGAAGACCTCCTTCGACCTCCTGGACCGCTTCCTGGCGGCGGGTTTCGAGACCGTGGACACCGCCGACGTCTACTCGGCGTGGAAGCCCGGGAACCAGGGCGGCGAGTCGGAGACCATCCTCGGCGAGTGGATGCGGGAGCGCGGCGTCCGCGACCGGATCGTCCTGATCACCAAGGTCGGGATGGAGCTGGGGCCGGGGCGGAAGGGCTTGTCTGCGGCCTGGATCGAGCGGGCGGTGGAGGATTCCCTGCGCCGCCTCCGGACCGATTACATCGACGTCTACCTGTCCCACAAGCCCGATCCGGACGTGCCCCACGCCGAGACCCTGGAGGCCTACGCGAAGCTCATCGCCGCCGGAAAGGTGCGGGCCGTGGGCGCTTCCAACTACAGCGCCGCCCAGGTGCGCGAGGCCCTGGACGCGGCCGCGGCGCGGGACCTGCCGCGCTACGACGTGCTCCAGCCCGAGTACAACCTCTACGACCGCCAGGGCTACGAAGGAGCCTTGCGGGACCTCGCGCTGGCGGAAGGGCTGGGGGTCATCACCTACTTCAGCCTCGCCCGGGGCTTCCTCAGCGGGAAGTACCGCAGCGAGGCGGACCTGGGTCAGAGCGTGCGAGGGGGCGGGATCAAGGCCTACCTCAACGAGCGCGGCTTCCGGATTCTCGGCGCCCTGGAGCAGGTGGCCGCGCGCCATGGCGCCAAGCCCGCGGAAGTGGCGCTCGCCTGGCTGATGGCCCGCCCCGGCGTCACCGCGCCCATCGCCAGCGCCACCACCCCGGCGCAACTGGACAGCCTGATCCGCGCGGCCTCCCTCGCGTTGGCGCCGGAGGATCTCGCTGTGTTGAAGGAAGGGAGCCGCTCCTAG
- a CDS encoding aminoacyl-tRNA deacylase, translated as MPKAPSTNATRLLRQAGVLYAEHLYRYEERGGTAVSARELGVDEHAVIKTLVMEDETGAPLVVLMHGDREVSTKELARQLSVKSVSPCKPDTANRHSGYLVGGTSPLGTRKPMPVHAEATIFDLDRVYLNGGSRGFLVGLDPKDLDRVLTIHRVSVAIP; from the coding sequence ATGCCCAAGGCTCCCTCCACCAATGCCACCCGGCTTCTCAGGCAGGCGGGCGTGCTCTACGCCGAGCATCTCTACCGCTACGAGGAGCGCGGCGGCACCGCGGTGAGCGCCCGGGAGCTGGGCGTGGACGAGCATGCCGTGATCAAGACCCTCGTCATGGAGGACGAGACCGGCGCGCCGCTCGTGGTTCTCATGCACGGCGACCGCGAGGTGAGCACCAAGGAACTGGCCCGCCAGCTCAGCGTGAAATCGGTCTCGCCCTGCAAGCCCGACACCGCCAACCGCCACAGCGGCTACCTGGTGGGCGGCACCAGCCCCCTTGGCACCCGCAAGCCCATGCCCGTTCACGCCGAAGCCACCATCTTCGACCTCGATCGCGTCTACCTCAACGGCGGCAGCCGGGGATTTCTCGTGGGCCTCGATCCCAAGGATCTGGATCGCGTGCTGACGATTCACCGCGTGTCGGTGGCGATTCCATAG